DNA from Brassica napus cultivar Da-Ae chromosome C4, Da-Ae, whole genome shotgun sequence:
CAACTCTCTCGCCTCTCTCTAAACCCAAACACACTCCTCCTTCTTCCTTCCCTCGTCTCTCTCAAACATAAACcttgtttcttgattttctttaCTTTGATTTCCATCGATGTTACGAGAATCAGACAGTGAGATGAGCTTAGGGACCACGAACTCCCCTATTAGCAGCGGGACAGAGAGCTGCAGCAGTTTCAGCCGGTTATCTTTCGACACACCGCCGTCAACCACCGCGACTATCCCCGAGGAAGAAAGCTTCCTCTCCCTTAAACCGCACCGCTCCTCCGACTTCGCCTACGCAGAGATCCGCCGGCGGCGCAAACACGGCCTAACCTTCCGAGATTTTCGCCTCATGCGCCGCGTAGGCGCCGGAGACATCGGAACAGTCTACCTATGCCGTCTCGCCGGAGACGAAGAAGAGAGCCGGAGGTCGTATTTCGCGATGAAGGTCGTCGATAAAGAAGCGCTTgcgttgaagaagaagatgcacaGAGctgagatggagaagaagattcTGAAGATGCTCGACCATCCTTTTTTGCCGACCCTTTACGCTGAGTTTGAAGCTTCGCATTTCTCTTGCATCGTCATGGAGTATTGCTCCGGCGGAGACTTGCACTCGCTTCGTCATAGACAGCCCGACGGAAGATTCTCCCTTTCCTCCGCCaggtaataaaaattatcttttttattttattttaaagaataaaaattcgattattaaaaaggaaattattaaTGTCATACGAACTTGCATGCATCGACTCTGTACATCTTTTGGTATCTTCTCTTACAAAACCTGACCTGTTCTTGTCATGTCGGCTTTTTCAGTTCTTTGAATTGTTAAGAAGAGTCTTTTTCAACCCATCACATtaacaattaattattattacatttttttactattagctaaaatattattgtacatgttaataatttattttgtcttGAAATAATTTTGTAACAGATTTTACGCGGCTGAAGTTCTAGTGGCGTTAGAATATCTACACATGTTGGGCATCATCTACAGAGATCTCAAGCCTGAAAATATCCTAGTTAGATCGGACGGTCACATCATGCTCTCCGACTTTGACCTCTCCCTATGCTCTGACTCAATCGCAGCCGTCgaatcctcctcctcctcgccTGAGAATCAACCACGTTCTTCACCACGTAGACTCACTCGCCTCGCTAAGCTTTTCCACCGCGTCTTGCGGTCCAAAAAGGTTCAGACGCTAGAGCCGAACCGTCTCTTTGTGGCTGAACCGGTTTCCGCCCGGTCCGGTTCGTTTGTTGGTACGCATGAGTACGTTGCACCAGAAGTCGCCTCGGGTGGGTCCCATGGGAATGCCGTTGACTGGTGGGCCTTTGGAGTGTTCCTGTACGAGATTATTTACGGTCGGACTCCGTTCGCCGCGCCGACTAATGACGTCATACTCCGTAACATCGTGAAAAGACAGTTGACTTTCCCGACCGATACGCCGGCTACCATGTTCGAGCTTCATGCGAGGAGTTTGATCTCCGGGTTGCTCAACAAGGACCCGACTAAACGACTCGGGTCGCGGCGAGGCGCCGCGGAGGTTAAGGTTCATCCGTTTTTCAAAGGTCTAAACTTTGCGCTTATCCGTACGTTGACTCCGCCGGAGATTCCTTCTGACGTAAGGAGACCGAAGAAAGCGGCGACGTTTAGTGGTAGAAGTAACAAACCAGCGGCGTTCGATTTCTTTTGAAACGAACGGTAGTGATTAGCGCCCACGTTCTGGTCGGTTCAAGTCGGTGACTGACTTGTGACGATAGATCTTTTAGCTGTACATATTCCCTTGAAGCTgtccttaatttttttaaaaatgtttgttttatctaacttttatatgattaaaattagATGACTTCTCACGCGATTTGTActtataaatctaaaactaatCTTGTCATAATTATCAAATCTTCGGGAGTTGGAAACATCTTAGTTGTGTTTAATTGTTATGGCATTATATAACTGGCCATTTAGTCAACATAACTTACGGGTGTGATTAAACTTCTTTGCACCGCAATGTTTATCTCCgtaacaaataattaaaatggtaattacTTTATATTATACTCTCCACGCCTACTTTTTCTTGTAGCTCGAACGGtatgaaaataaaaaggaaGATTCCTCTTTTGACAATTGTTACACAATGAAGTCATGTTGCACTTTGTTTAACCGTAAGGGGTCTTTTGAATgtcaaaaaaggaagaaaaaacgTTATCCATAAGGGTAAGAATATGCTTTATGAGATCCGACCAGTTGCATgatctcttttgtttttgattcTCTCTGTCCATCTTTCAAACTAAGAGAACAATAAACTATTTGAAAGGTGGTCGAATTGTTCTCTTGGTTTAAAGAATGAAACGGATCTTTCTAGTAAGATTTCATTTGGTTCAATGATTTGATTACATACATTCACTTGATCGCagattttatagattttaaatgttatCCGAGTTATATTGAAAATTTGTAAAACTATAGTGAATATATAACAAAGTACGTGAATCATTCAGCTAAGATTTGTGGGCATGTTTGAAGCATGTTCTCAACTGCATGTTCATCCATTGCATAATGTGGCAATCTATAAAGTAGCAAAACCTCTGGCATTTGGTTGCGTAAAGAGGATTTGTCTGTAGACCTAAATTAATTTGACTTAAGTGTGTGAAAACAATgcaaaactaaaagaaaacagAAAGTTAAATAGATGTTTTTTTGTCTATATGTGAGTAACAAAACAATATAGGTACAGTACTTGCTATAGTTATGTATTCACCACGTCGAGAGTTAATGAAGTTAGTACAGTGTTcaaccaaccaaccaaccaacATTGCTTGATTTATCTATCTCTCTTATTAAACGtatgtatatatgaattttgTATTCGCATTCAGACCCCGAAGAGTTCTCTTATGTAATATGTATGAACGtattagggcatctccaacctaTAACACCATTTTAGCGTGAAATctacactattttagtgtcaaaattttttttcatctccaaccacaacaccaaaattttacaccaaaattttacaccaaaattttatttttgatttttatattatttagttagaaattttattattacttgatatgtatacatatatatatatatatatatatatataaaattattatgtaattatattGCACAAAAATGTATAACACTAAAATattcgttttaaaataattttttattattttaaatataataatattaaaataacaaactaaaataaactattccaatatgtaattatttaattgctatataattatttatctattttatatctGTTTATCTTGccattgatatttatttaattaatattttgataataaaagaaGTTAATAGTGTTTGGCGTTGTGAATAGTAACACACCAAATTTAATGCAGTACTGTAGTTTTGCACTAAAATGGTGTAACTTTTGCAGTTGGGTTAAAGAAGATTTGGTGTAGAAATTACACTAATATAGTGTTTTTGGAGTTGGGTTAGAAATTGCCTAAGTTTCTTATAACTCATAGTTAGAATTAGGCGTAGAAAATACTCTTTCTTGACAAATACTAATATCATTTTGATATTCTATGTTACCcaatgaataatattttaaatttttaataaatttttaattattttattttaaaaattatttacaaaatgcaTTGAGTTTATAAACAATAACTCAAAGACTATTAATTGAAAATGTaactattaaaatcataaataaattttatttattttttattttgtgtaaaACTGCTAAACTGATATTCTTAATGAAATagatgtaatttttattttagatattgtATTTGTAATAATAAATGCAAACAAATAAGTTCGTACTTAAATATTCGCCACCAACTAAAATATCTTGGAGAGCTTGGTCCTTAAATACAATACCTGATTTTACAATTACATAAAAACACTAGTAAAAGTACAAAAGGGATGGAAGAGCTTACTAGAACTGTAGAAGGCGCTGAAATTAAATAGAATGAAATCATAATTATAAACAAGTTAATCACATCACCATGGAAAGGGTGACTAATAATAACTGTACTTAAAAGGAGATATAAAAAGCTGAAATGTCAATGATTAGTCAGTTCAATACAAATTGTTTTGGACAATGCATAGAAGTTTTGTCCCTCCTAAAATGTGTAAACATGGACCACAAACAAGATTACCATCACGGTATGCCATTGTTAATTATAATTGAGTCTCGTCACAATAGGTACATCGAGCTTAAAATAACTGTTGCGTTTTACTCTTCGCAGtttgaaaaaagaaatataaacaataacgTAAAAGTCAAAGTCTTCTTATGGGGAGAGGTGTTTCTTTCGCTAAAGCCGAGGTATGTAACTTGTCATTATTCCATTCTCACTCGCCTACGTGGACCCAAGAAACTTCCCGCGGTTAATGACGGTCTATATATCTGCCTCTGGTCTTTGAACTCGAGAAGTGGAGATACACTATGATATTTcatcaatacaaaaaaaaattcaatgtatTGCTTCAGTGTTTTTGGCATAATAATTGATAACCTTTTtgagaaaataataattgataACTAACTTGTATGTGTATTGTTAGTCTCGTTACTACACATATACAATGTAACACATTAGGTGATTGGAAATTTATttgtacaaaaaataattatatcttGAAACATCGGACTAATGCTTGCAAACAAAAAAGGTTTGAGGCCATGAGATAGAAACTAATTGATTATAGAATAGTTGTAATTAATAATTGAGATCACATAGAATAACATGATTTGTTGGAaattatatacaaaagaaagaagagaagtgtGACAACACATGGGATGTGCCCAACAGCACAAGAGACAGCTTCACCAGTCTGATTTATGCCAATGTCCCGCTCTTGTCCACTCTCTGCCCCACCACTTTCATTAGTAATATTACTATATAGTTagtgtttaattttttgaacAGAAAAAAAGTTAGTGTTTAATTTAATAACAATGCAATAACATGGTACAATGAATAAACCGTTATGAATCAACAAGTGGATTGTCCATAACCTAGATTttacaagttcaagactagagtccattgggagtttacatccagccacatggaagatccattcaaccttagtctttatgaagtttgaccatgtcattatgtagagtatGTTTGTAATCAATTATCCCTTTGACTCCACCTTGTAtaaaccactatatatagtggtgtaatcaataagaaatatacaacacattctcataaatcttctctcaaatcttaatacgttatcagcacgatactCTCTCCACCTGAGCAATCCCATCCGCCGGCGATCATCTCTTCCGACCCTCAGCCTTGCTCCGCCGGCCAAGTCTATCCCTCTCACGGTTTTCCGGCCAGCTTCTCCACCTCTCTCTCAACCAGCTCATCCGCGGATCAGCTCTCTCTCACGTTGGTCCATTCAGATCAATTTGGTGTTTTCTAAAAGGTAAACTAATCTATCCATAAAATCTAAGAACACCACATATCTGAATCCTGATTATTAGATCTATTTGAatcataaaacttataaaaatctatagatctaaaattatcacaaatattaatcttgaatctaagatctatatgaatcttgattctaaaattatttgaatctctaaagatctaagaatctttaaaaacttataaaacttattaataatctaagatctatacgaatcttgtttctaagaactatttgaaattataaaagatattagaaAAAATCATAAACCCCTTTTAGCTAGCAAGCCTTAAAATCGGTTCCCCTTTCTCATATTTTGATCCGGCCTTAAATCCGGATTGACTAAAGGACTGAAACCCATAATCTTTGTTTGGTCGTATTACCGGCTGTATAGCCGGATGAATAAGCTGTCCATCAAAATCTTAATCCCATTCGATGTGCTTACCGATCCAAATCGGCCCTTATCCAcatcaaaatctcaaatccccttgtttgttttataaccGGATATGTATCTTGATGGTCATTATACATATCAATTCCCTAAATCCTTTTTGCTTGATTTTTATCAATCCCCTAAACTCTAAGCAATAATCGGCTGAACCCCTAAATCCAAATCCGGCCATGATTTTTTCCGGCCATGACCTTTTCTGGCCACAATCTTTTCAGCCATAATCTTTCAGTCAAACCCAAAGATATCAAAacttaaatcctaatcaatgcatatctttgaccattgatgttttatattgtaactgatcaaaatttaaaacttttatgattgttttaaatgcatatctttgactaggtagtatttatcaaaatattataacctATAGTCTTGATTTAAATAGTTATGACATAGgctaaaataaatactaagttgaaatcatttgatcacatagttgtttgtcaaaatttatctaaatttaaaccggccttgaaatcggttcattatagtttgaacaaatgatataaatttatcttgatCTAAAAACCAACCTTGAAAACTGACTTTGTGATGATTGAATTATATACTGATCATATATACATACCTGATAGCATCTATTAGATCAAACATGGATTAGTAAATTGTTAGATCATACACATATCATTAACTGATCATTTCCATGCATCCGCTTgtcatatagttttattaaaactgagCATGCATACATATATTAGATCATTCTAATCATGgggcatttaaaataaaatctaaattggttcatattgcttgcatctaattagattaaatcggttatttttaaagttaagcaTGTTTGTTTAATTGAAAACATAAACCAGCTTTGAAACCGATTGATTGaaaatctaattgaatttgttctagacatatcctgaaaattataaaattttcttgtctttGTTTACCCTGTAAAAGGGGGAAGGAATCGGTTTATGCTTTATGATCTTTGAAAACCAAATATCCTCATGCATTAGGAATCACATATAGATTGTTTAAGTCCAATGCTTAGTTCTGAACATGCATTCAACTATTTCTTGATCCATGCATTTGCTTGATTTCATCCATCTTGCTTgatttcatttaataaaatgatgattgatccttattcaaattctaaagggccttaataccctatatatataatcaatccaatttgagttataattaaaaggattactaagatgcaatgatcaattgatcattctcatactaagattgcttaagcaaataaattatatgatttgaAGGAAAGCGTTATTGAAATCATATACATTGATTTATTCTATTGCTTACATAGAATTTTGAGTGCTTGAATTACTCGTTAAAtattcagatgtcgagatttgaaCCCTCAAATTactctgccctaaatctctctggagataattacctagAATGGGTAAAGAATACTCTTATTGCCCTGAGATCCAGAGGACTCGGACAATGCATCAATGAGTACAATGATATCATTGACAGTGAAAGACATAGAGCTATAACGATTATTCattatcatctcactgaggaactaAGAGACATGTATCTCCATGTTGATGATCCTTGTGCCTTTGGTTACAGTTAAGGAAAAGGTTCAAACCGGTATCGTGGCAAAAGGCCAACCATGAATGGGAGATCCTCAGATTCCAGAATTTTGAATCTGTGGACAAATATAATTCAGCTCTGATGGATATTGcttatagtcttgaactatgtggtgaaAGGATAACACATTATTCTTTACTATACAAGACCTACTCCATATTCCATCAGAAGGATGTGTTGTTGTTACACACAGCTAAGAAGTTCACC
Protein-coding regions in this window:
- the LOC106391975 gene encoding protein kinase PINOID codes for the protein MLRESDSEMSLGTTNSPISSGTESCSSFSRLSFDTPPSTTATIPEEESFLSLKPHRSSDFAYAEIRRRRKHGLTFRDFRLMRRVGAGDIGTVYLCRLAGDEEESRRSYFAMKVVDKEALALKKKMHRAEMEKKILKMLDHPFLPTLYAEFEASHFSCIVMEYCSGGDLHSLRHRQPDGRFSLSSARFYAAEVLVALEYLHMLGIIYRDLKPENILVRSDGHIMLSDFDLSLCSDSIAAVESSSSSPENQPRSSPRRLTRLAKLFHRVLRSKKVQTLEPNRLFVAEPVSARSGSFVGTHEYVAPEVASGGSHGNAVDWWAFGVFLYEIIYGRTPFAAPTNDVILRNIVKRQLTFPTDTPATMFELHARSLISGLLNKDPTKRLGSRRGAAEVKVHPFFKGLNFALIRTLTPPEIPSDVRRPKKAATFSGRSNKPAAFDFF